From Prochlorococcus marinus XMU1419, a single genomic window includes:
- a CDS encoding helix-turn-helix domain-containing protein, with the protein MKEIKFNPEDNTKNEQSSLKRIGNFIKEARLSRDQSIEELASDLKIGSHQLKAIEEGNEEELPEKVFVKAMVRRISQKLKLDTEFIMNEFNTEKQEIKIEEIVEEVAKKTNKNRKSMDTSPLGFWIFILISSILGLVSSSLIFNLFSESLQDQNPKKEIIKKTK; encoded by the coding sequence TTGAAAGAAATAAAATTTAATCCAGAAGACAATACAAAAAATGAACAATCCTCATTAAAGAGAATTGGAAATTTTATTAAAGAGGCAAGGCTAAGTAGAGATCAATCTATTGAAGAATTGGCTTCTGATTTAAAAATTGGATCTCATCAACTTAAAGCCATTGAAGAAGGCAATGAAGAAGAGCTGCCTGAAAAAGTATTTGTTAAAGCAATGGTTCGTAGAATTTCACAGAAGCTTAAACTTGATACAGAATTTATAATGAATGAATTCAATACAGAGAAGCAAGAGATAAAGATAGAAGAAATAGTTGAAGAAGTGGCTAAAAAAACTAATAAAAATAGAAAATCTATGGATACAAGTCCATTAGGTTTCTGGATATTTATATTAATTTCAAGCATTCTTGGGCTAGTTTCCTCATCTTTAATTTTTAATTTATTTTCAGAATCTCTTCAGGATCAAAATCCAAAAAAAGAAATTATTAAAAAAACTAAATAA
- the groL gene encoding chaperonin GroEL (60 kDa chaperone family; promotes refolding of misfolded polypeptides especially under stressful conditions; forms two stacked rings of heptamers to form a barrel-shaped 14mer; ends can be capped by GroES; misfolded proteins enter the barrel where they are refolded when GroES binds), which produces MAKQLSFSNESREALEKGVNFVANAVKVTIGPKAKNVVIERKFGSPDIVRDGSTVAKEIEIENPISNLGAKLIEQVASKTKESAGDGTTTATILTQKMVQEGLKNIASGASPIELKKGMEVGLALVLEKLSSKSISLSGSDIQKVATVSAGGDEEIGSIISKAMDIVTSDGVITVEESQSLETELDITEGMSFDRGYSSPYFVTDQERQVCELENPKILITDQKISNLVDLVPILEEIQKSGSPFLILAEDIEGEALTTLVLNKNSGVLNVASVRAPLFGERRKAALEDIAILTGAKLISEDKSMTLDKVSIDDLGKAKKITITKDKTTIVAFEDTKDLVKARVEKLKREVNITESEYDQDKINERIAKLAGGVALIKVGAATETEMKYKKLRIEDSLNATKAAIEEGVVSGGGQTLIEISDDLLNLSQTYSDDLRTGINIVKESLLEPTKQIAKNAGFNGDVVVAEIKRLNKGFNANSGKYEDLKDSGILDPTKVLRLALQDSVSIAAMLLTTEVAMADIPEPEAAAPGGSGGDPMGGMGGMGMPGMGGMGMPGMGGMGMPGMGGMGMPGMGGMGMPGMM; this is translated from the coding sequence ATGGCAAAACAGTTAAGTTTTTCTAATGAATCAAGAGAAGCGCTAGAAAAAGGTGTAAATTTCGTAGCTAATGCAGTAAAGGTTACTATTGGGCCGAAAGCAAAAAACGTAGTAATAGAGAGAAAATTTGGTTCCCCAGATATAGTAAGAGACGGATCTACTGTCGCTAAAGAGATTGAGATTGAAAACCCTATTTCTAATTTAGGTGCGAAATTAATAGAACAAGTTGCCTCCAAGACGAAAGAGAGTGCTGGCGATGGAACAACCACAGCAACTATTTTGACTCAGAAGATGGTTCAGGAGGGGTTAAAAAATATTGCGTCTGGTGCGAGTCCTATCGAGCTAAAGAAAGGTATGGAAGTAGGCCTCGCTCTTGTTCTAGAAAAATTAAGTTCCAAAAGTATTTCATTAAGTGGTTCTGATATCCAAAAAGTTGCAACAGTTAGTGCTGGAGGTGATGAAGAAATTGGATCTATAATTTCTAAAGCAATGGATATTGTTACTTCTGATGGTGTAATAACTGTTGAAGAATCTCAATCATTAGAAACAGAATTAGATATAACTGAAGGAATGTCTTTTGATAGAGGTTATAGTTCTCCATATTTCGTGACAGACCAAGAAAGACAAGTTTGTGAACTTGAAAACCCTAAAATATTAATTACTGATCAAAAAATTTCAAATTTAGTTGATCTAGTTCCAATACTTGAAGAAATTCAGAAGTCAGGCTCACCTTTTCTAATTCTTGCTGAAGATATCGAAGGAGAGGCTTTAACTACTTTGGTTTTGAATAAGAATAGTGGGGTTTTGAATGTAGCTTCCGTAAGAGCTCCATTATTTGGTGAGAGAAGAAAAGCGGCCCTGGAAGATATTGCAATTCTTACAGGGGCTAAGTTAATTAGCGAAGATAAATCGATGACACTTGATAAAGTATCGATTGATGATTTAGGTAAGGCAAAAAAAATAACTATTACAAAAGATAAAACTACAATTGTTGCTTTCGAAGACACTAAAGATTTAGTTAAAGCGCGAGTAGAGAAATTAAAGAGAGAAGTTAATATAACTGAATCAGAGTATGATCAAGATAAAATCAACGAAAGGATAGCCAAACTAGCCGGAGGAGTAGCCCTTATCAAAGTAGGAGCTGCTACAGAAACAGAGATGAAGTATAAAAAGTTGAGAATCGAAGATTCTCTTAATGCTACGAAAGCAGCTATTGAAGAGGGTGTCGTTTCTGGGGGAGGACAAACTTTAATTGAAATATCAGACGACCTTTTAAATTTAAGTCAAACATATTCCGATGATTTAAGAACGGGGATAAATATAGTTAAAGAATCTCTTTTGGAACCTACCAAACAAATAGCAAAAAATGCTGGTTTTAATGGTGATGTAGTTGTGGCTGAAATTAAAAGACTTAACAAAGGCTTTAATGCTAACTCAGGAAAATATGAGGATTTAAAGGATTCAGGAATATTAGATCCAACCAAAGTATTAAGATTAGCCCTTCAAGATTCAGTATCTATTGCAGCTATGCTCCTCACAACAGAAGTTGCGATGGCTGACATACCAGAGCCTGAAGCCGCAGCCCCCGGAGGATCAGGTGGAGATCCAATGGGCGGAATGGGTGGCATGGGTATGCCAGGAATGGGTGGCATGGGTATGCCAGGCATGGGTGGTATGGGTATGCCAGGAATGGGCGGTATGGGTATGCCAGGAATGGGTGGCATGGGCATGCCAGGAATGATGTAA
- a CDS encoding 4-hydroxybenzoate polyprenyltransferase, which yields MKYTIGYMQNKNRQIKLSTFFELLRWNKPTGRMILLIPAGWSLYLTPDSNPTFLMLLRIILGGLLVSGLGCVVNDIWDKKIDQRVYRTKNRPLAANKIGIKTAYLILLFLILCSFFLTLSLPQPGRIISISLAFLALPIILIYPSAKRWFKYPQLILSICWGFAVLIPWAANEGNLNSIVLLFCWLATIFWTFGFDTIYALADKKYDIKIGINSSAVNLQNNTRITIQICYFLTSSFLALCGFINQMDFIFWPIWLTMSIFMQRDILKVFPEEKQSIKNIGNHFKNQSIYGGFLLLGIIIAS from the coding sequence ATGAAATATACAATAGGTTACATGCAAAATAAAAATAGACAAATTAAATTAAGCACTTTTTTTGAATTATTAAGGTGGAATAAGCCGACTGGAAGAATGATCTTACTTATTCCTGCTGGATGGAGTTTATATTTAACGCCAGATTCTAATCCAACATTTTTAATGTTGCTAAGAATAATCCTGGGAGGTCTACTTGTAAGTGGATTAGGCTGCGTGGTTAATGATATTTGGGATAAAAAAATTGATCAAAGAGTTTACAGGACAAAAAATAGACCTCTAGCTGCAAATAAAATCGGTATTAAAACGGCTTATTTAATTCTTTTGTTTTTAATTTTATGTAGTTTCTTTTTAACTTTGTCGCTACCTCAACCTGGAAGGATCATTTCCATTTCACTTGCTTTCTTAGCTTTACCTATTATCTTAATTTATCCTTCTGCCAAAAGATGGTTTAAATATCCTCAATTAATCTTATCTATATGCTGGGGTTTTGCTGTCTTAATTCCCTGGGCAGCAAATGAAGGCAATTTAAATAGTATTGTTTTATTATTTTGCTGGCTAGCAACTATTTTTTGGACTTTTGGCTTTGACACTATTTATGCTTTAGCAGATAAAAAATATGATATCAAAATTGGGATAAATAGTTCTGCTGTTAATCTCCAGAACAATACAAGAATAACTATTCAAATTTGTTATTTTTTAACTTCTAGTTTTCTCGCATTATGCGGATTTATTAATCAAATGGATTTTATTTTTTGGCCTATTTGGCTTACTATGTCAATTTTTATGCAGAGAGATATACTAAAGGTATTTCCTGAAGAAAAGCAATCAATAAAAAATATTGGGAATCACTTCAAAAATCAATCAATTTATGGAGGCTTCCTTTTATTAGGAATTATTATTGCCTCATAA
- the petA gene encoding cytochrome f, with product MMKKTSLFICTLLFISSIVFYPKITFAYPFWAQQNYESPREATGKIVCANCHLAQMPTIAEVPQSVGADSVFKAVVKIPYKNDLKEIGADGSEVPLQVGAVVMLPDGFKLAPQERWTEEIKEETEGVYFTNYSEEKDNIIIVGPLPGDTNKEIVFPVLSPDPSTNKEYHYGKYSLHIGGNRGRGQVYPTGDKSNNVVFTSSTSGTINSIDIIEDGSYKVNIENDNGEIMTEAVPVGPQLIVKAQDKIKAGDPLTNDPNVGGFGQLDAEVVLQSPYRVIGLIAFFIGVGLTQILLVLKKKQVEKVQAAEGI from the coding sequence ATCATGAAAAAAACAAGTTTATTTATCTGTACTCTGCTTTTCATTTCGAGCATTGTATTTTATCCTAAAATCACTTTTGCTTATCCATTCTGGGCTCAGCAAAACTACGAATCCCCGAGAGAAGCTACAGGAAAGATAGTCTGTGCAAATTGTCATCTAGCTCAGATGCCTACCATTGCAGAAGTTCCTCAATCTGTTGGTGCAGATAGTGTTTTCAAAGCCGTAGTTAAAATACCCTATAAAAATGACTTAAAGGAGATCGGCGCTGATGGTTCTGAAGTCCCATTGCAAGTTGGTGCTGTTGTAATGCTCCCTGATGGCTTTAAACTTGCTCCACAAGAAAGATGGACCGAGGAAATCAAAGAGGAGACAGAAGGAGTTTATTTCACTAACTACAGTGAAGAGAAAGATAACATCATAATTGTTGGACCTTTACCTGGGGATACCAATAAAGAAATCGTTTTTCCTGTACTTTCCCCTGATCCATCCACTAATAAAGAGTATCACTATGGGAAATACTCGCTACATATTGGAGGCAATAGAGGTAGAGGTCAGGTATACCCAACTGGAGACAAAAGTAATAATGTAGTTTTCACCTCTTCCACCTCAGGAACTATTAATTCAATAGACATAATTGAAGACGGTAGTTATAAGGTTAATATAGAAAACGATAATGGTGAGATAATGACTGAAGCAGTGCCTGTTGGTCCTCAACTTATAGTAAAAGCACAAGACAAAATTAAGGCAGGCGATCCACTTACTAATGACCCCAATGTCGGCGGCTTCGGGCAATTGGACGCTGAGGTTGTACTTCAGAGCCCTTATAGAGTAATAGGGTTAATTGCATTCTTTATTGGTGTAGGTTTAACTCAAATACTTCTAGTATTAAAGAAAAAACAAGTAGAAAAAGTGCAAGCAGCAGAGGGTATCTAA
- the fabG gene encoding 3-oxoacyl-[acyl-carrier-protein] reductase, with the protein MSNTDSLSGKVALITGASRGIGKEIALELSRLGAEVFINYSSSDEKAEEVVNLIKNSGGKAHKLKFDVSKEDSVSSAFEEIIKINGTIDILINNAGITRDGLLMRMKSEQWDDVLNTNLKGVFLCTKYASKFMMKKRSGSIVNISSVVGLIGNPGQANYSAAKAGVIGFTKTCAKEFASRGINVNAIAPGFIETEMTEKLNTEDILKVIPLGKLGSCSQISNLVSFLVSSNAGSYITGQTISIDGGMSI; encoded by the coding sequence ATGTCCAATACAGATTCATTATCAGGCAAAGTTGCTTTAATCACTGGAGCAAGCAGAGGAATTGGTAAAGAAATTGCTTTAGAACTAAGTCGCTTAGGCGCAGAAGTTTTTATTAATTACTCTTCATCCGATGAAAAAGCTGAAGAAGTTGTAAATTTAATAAAAAATTCGGGAGGCAAAGCTCATAAATTAAAATTTGATGTATCAAAAGAGGATTCTGTCAGTTCAGCTTTTGAAGAAATCATAAAAATCAATGGCACCATTGATATCCTTATTAACAATGCTGGTATTACAAGAGATGGACTATTGATGAGAATGAAATCGGAACAATGGGACGACGTATTAAATACAAACTTAAAAGGAGTTTTTCTTTGTACAAAATATGCTTCAAAATTTATGATGAAAAAAAGAAGTGGTAGCATCGTTAATATTTCATCTGTTGTTGGATTAATTGGTAATCCTGGTCAAGCAAATTATTCTGCAGCCAAAGCTGGAGTTATTGGATTTACCAAAACTTGCGCTAAAGAATTTGCTTCAAGAGGTATAAACGTAAATGCAATAGCTCCAGGATTTATAGAAACAGAGATGACTGAAAAACTTAATACTGAAGATATTCTTAAAGTTATTCCCTTAGGGAAATTAGGAAGTTGTTCTCAAATTTCAAACTTAGTATCATTCTTAGTTTCTAGTAATGCTGGAAGTTACATTACAGGACAAACAATAAGTATAGATGGAGGTATGAGTATTTAA
- the ispD gene encoding 2-C-methyl-D-erythritol 4-phosphate cytidylyltransferase, which produces MHFLIPAAGSGSRMKAGKNKLLIDLEGESLIYWTLKSVFSASSINWVGIIGQPKDKELLLNSAKDFGKKVHWINGGDTRQQSVFNGLKALPKDAEKVLIHDGARCLINPELIDQCARKLDENEAVILATKVTDTIKIVDNDKFIKETPDRNYLWAAQTPQGFLVDRLKKAHSMAIDKNWKVTDDASLFEMLNWKVKIIEGTYSNIKITSPLDLKIAKLFVKNS; this is translated from the coding sequence GTGCACTTTTTAATACCAGCTGCAGGGAGTGGTAGCAGAATGAAAGCTGGAAAAAATAAATTACTTATTGATTTAGAGGGAGAGTCTTTGATTTATTGGACACTTAAATCTGTATTTTCTGCAAGCTCAATAAATTGGGTTGGAATAATTGGGCAGCCTAAAGATAAAGAATTATTATTAAATTCAGCAAAGGATTTTGGCAAAAAAGTTCATTGGATTAATGGTGGTGATACTAGGCAACAGTCAGTTTTTAATGGTTTAAAAGCGCTGCCAAAAGATGCTGAAAAAGTTTTAATACATGATGGTGCTAGATGTCTAATTAATCCTGAATTAATAGACCAATGTGCTAGGAAATTAGATGAAAATGAAGCTGTTATTTTGGCTACTAAGGTAACTGACACAATAAAGATAGTTGATAATGATAAATTTATTAAGGAAACACCAGATAGAAATTATTTATGGGCTGCCCAAACTCCTCAGGGCTTTTTAGTAGATAGATTAAAAAAAGCTCATTCGATGGCAATTGATAAAAACTGGAAAGTGACAGATGATGCTTCACTATTCGAAATGCTTAATTGGAAAGTAAAGATTATTGAAGGAACTTATTCAAATATAAAAATTACATCCCCTTTAGACTTGAAAATAGCAAAGCTTTTTGTGAAGAACTCTTAG
- the petC gene encoding cytochrome b6-f complex iron-sulfur subunit: MTQLSSNDVPSMGRRQFMNLLTFGTATGVALGALYPVANYFMPLRAGGGGGGTSAKDELGNPITKTGWLATHQAGDRSLVQGLKGDPTYLIVNEGGEIGEFGLNAICTHLGCVVPWDSGANKFICPCHGSQYDTNGKVVRGPAPLSLALAHVDIDDDDVLVKQWSETDFRTNENPWWA, encoded by the coding sequence ATGACTCAATTAAGTTCCAATGATGTCCCTTCAATGGGTCGAAGGCAATTTATGAATCTTCTTACATTTGGTACTGCAACTGGTGTAGCTTTAGGAGCACTTTACCCCGTAGCAAATTATTTCATGCCCTTAAGAGCAGGTGGTGGTGGTGGTGGAACTTCTGCTAAAGATGAATTAGGGAATCCAATAACTAAGACAGGTTGGTTAGCTACCCATCAAGCAGGTGACAGAAGTCTAGTACAGGGTTTAAAAGGAGATCCAACTTATTTAATAGTTAATGAGGGTGGGGAAATAGGAGAATTTGGTTTAAATGCAATTTGTACCCATTTAGGTTGCGTTGTCCCATGGGATAGTGGTGCCAATAAATTTATATGTCCTTGTCATGGCAGTCAGTACGATACAAATGGGAAGGTAGTCAGAGGGCCTGCTCCTTTATCTTTAGCACTAGCTCATGTCGATATTGATGATGATGATGTATTAGTCAAACAATGGTCAGAAACTGACTTTAGAACAAATGAAAATCCTTGGTGGGCATAA
- the cobM gene encoding precorrin-4 C(11)-methyltransferase has translation MNKKISFIGVGPGDPDLLTLKALKKIQIADVIIWTDSLIPEKILDFSKEGSENIKTSSLNLEQITSIMIKKFQEGKNVIRLHDGDPCLFGAIREQIEILKKEKIEIEVIPGVSAFQVAAAYHEAELTIPDITQTIILTRAGGRTGMPEKESLKELAKHNSSLCLYLSARHVKRSQETLLEFYPPETKVIVGFRVSWDDGWTSLIELKDMEIFSVEKKLIRTTIYIISPAINNSQNRSNLYSPSYKHLFRNK, from the coding sequence ATGAATAAAAAAATATCCTTTATTGGCGTTGGTCCTGGCGATCCAGATTTATTAACACTAAAAGCTTTAAAAAAGATACAGATTGCAGATGTTATTATTTGGACTGATTCTCTAATTCCTGAAAAGATTTTAGATTTTTCTAAAGAAGGTTCTGAAAATATAAAAACAAGTTCGCTCAACTTAGAGCAAATCACCTCAATTATGATAAAAAAATTTCAGGAAGGGAAAAATGTTATAAGGTTGCATGATGGGGACCCTTGTCTTTTTGGTGCGATTAGAGAACAAATAGAAATTTTAAAAAAAGAAAAAATAGAAATCGAAGTTATTCCAGGTGTAAGTGCTTTTCAAGTCGCGGCAGCATATCATGAAGCTGAATTAACCATCCCAGACATAACGCAAACAATAATTTTAACTAGAGCAGGAGGAAGAACTGGTATGCCCGAGAAAGAATCTCTGAAAGAGCTTGCAAAACACAATTCCTCTTTATGCCTTTATCTAAGTGCTAGGCATGTAAAAAGGTCGCAAGAAACATTACTAGAGTTTTATCCCCCAGAGACAAAAGTAATTGTTGGATTTAGAGTATCTTGGGATGATGGTTGGACATCATTAATAGAATTAAAAGATATGGAAATTTTTTCTGTTGAAAAAAAATTAATTAGAACAACTATTTACATAATTAGCCCAGCAATTAATAATTCCCAAAATAGGTCTAATCTATACAGCCCATCATATAAACATCTCTTTAGAAATAAATAA
- a CDS encoding Ppx/GppA phosphatase family protein produces MIQKKDLRYFQGKQILVASIDIGTNSTHLLVAEINLELKSFSIKFTDKSTTRLGEKDEEGNLTEESIQRALVTLKRFKEYCKSNGVKQIVTAATSAVREAPNGQDFIRRVLDETSIQIEMISGSEEARLIYLGVLSGMAFEDHSFVIIDIGGGSTELILADKKDAIALTSSKIGAVRLKNDFLNKESISLERSRFLKTFIQGSLEPSVRKIKSRSTVDNPLSMIATSGTATSLGNLISYDLGDSKQKLHGYKFKRENLQNVLERLIKLPVSEIKKIPSLSERRAEIIIPGALILNTAMEMLNFNELTISERALREGLVVDWMLRKGIIKNELNIQSNIRKTTIVHQARKFGVDNTRAEKVIDIAFQIYDQTKNIFHRDNDPKAKELLWAASNLYSCGKYVNVGSYHKHSWYLIKNCNLLGYSEAEINIIASIARYHRKTLPKKRHESWQNLISKEDKTLVLEMSLILRLAACLDQRPDKVISSVQIKLQENILTFKLLPLNKDQDLILEKWNLGLCRNVIKELKNLELKVI; encoded by the coding sequence ATGATACAGAAAAAAGATTTAAGATATTTTCAAGGAAAGCAAATTTTAGTAGCTTCGATAGATATTGGAACTAACTCTACACATCTCTTGGTAGCAGAAATTAATCTAGAGTTAAAATCATTTTCAATAAAATTCACTGATAAATCAACCACTCGTCTTGGAGAAAAAGATGAGGAGGGTAATCTTACTGAAGAATCAATACAAAGAGCATTAGTTACTCTTAAGAGATTTAAGGAATATTGTAAAAGTAATGGAGTAAAACAAATAGTAACTGCAGCAACAAGTGCAGTTAGGGAAGCTCCAAATGGTCAAGATTTTATTAGAAGAGTTCTTGATGAAACTTCTATACAAATAGAAATGATAAGTGGTTCTGAGGAAGCCAGATTAATTTACCTTGGTGTGCTGTCTGGTATGGCTTTTGAAGATCATTCTTTTGTAATTATAGACATTGGAGGAGGATCTACAGAATTAATACTTGCAGATAAAAAAGATGCAATAGCTCTTACCAGTTCGAAAATTGGTGCGGTAAGACTTAAGAATGATTTTTTAAATAAAGAGTCTATATCTTTAGAAAGATCGAGGTTTCTAAAAACTTTTATTCAAGGATCTTTAGAACCATCCGTTCGAAAAATAAAGAGTAGATCTACGGTAGATAACCCTTTATCTATGATTGCAACAAGTGGCACTGCAACTTCATTAGGAAATTTGATTTCATATGATTTAGGTGATTCTAAACAAAAGTTGCATGGTTATAAATTTAAAAGGGAAAATTTACAGAATGTATTGGAAAGACTAATTAAATTGCCAGTTTCTGAAATCAAGAAAATACCTTCATTAAGTGAGAGAAGAGCAGAAATCATTATTCCAGGCGCATTGATATTAAATACAGCAATGGAGATGTTGAACTTTAATGAATTAACAATAAGTGAGAGGGCGCTTCGAGAGGGTTTAGTTGTTGATTGGATGCTTCGTAAAGGGATTATAAAAAACGAGTTAAATATTCAAAGCAATATTAGAAAAACAACTATAGTTCATCAGGCCAGAAAGTTTGGAGTAGATAATACAAGAGCTGAGAAAGTTATCGATATTGCCTTTCAGATCTATGATCAGACTAAAAATATCTTTCATAGAGATAATGACCCTAAAGCTAAAGAACTTCTTTGGGCGGCTTCTAATCTTTATAGTTGTGGTAAATACGTAAATGTTGGTTCATATCACAAACACTCTTGGTACTTAATAAAAAATTGCAATTTGTTGGGTTATTCTGAAGCAGAAATAAACATTATTGCTTCGATAGCTAGATACCACAGAAAGACTCTTCCCAAGAAAAGACATGAGTCTTGGCAGAATTTAATATCCAAAGAAGATAAAACATTAGTTCTTGAAATGTCATTAATTCTAAGACTAGCAGCATGTCTTGATCAAAGACCTGACAAGGTAATCTCCTCAGTTCAAATAAAATTGCAGGAAAATATTCTTACATTTAAACTATTACCTTTAAATAAAGACCAGGATCTTATCCTTGAAAAATGGAACTTGGGATTATGCCGTAATGTTATAAAAGAACTAAAGAATTTGGAATTAAAAGTTATTTAG
- a CDS encoding LD-carboxypeptidase, protein MVFRLKKGDLIDILAPGSFIDDEENFQKGIEILKSWGLEVNENNSLSKKFGYFAGDDLTRFEELEKAQNSKLIIFAKGGWGSARILEKDPCWGNGLMLGFSDTCSLLLSKYSQGFIGSTHGPMVTSLFKEPEWSIKRLKNLLFEGYVEDIIGTPLRGGKAKGEIIVSNLTIATFLIGTNHFPDCRGKIIIFEDINEDIYKIDRMLTYLRMTKILTKIAGIGFGNFSNDSCDPEWEDLLKNCIFERLKDFNFPILFDLPIGHIPGNACIPLGYEATLNGDDGILSIDIPY, encoded by the coding sequence ATGGTTTTTAGATTAAAAAAAGGTGATCTAATCGATATTTTAGCTCCAGGCTCCTTTATTGATGATGAAGAAAATTTTCAAAAAGGCATTGAAATCTTAAAAAGCTGGGGCTTAGAAGTTAATGAAAATAATTCTCTTTCAAAAAAATTTGGTTATTTTGCAGGTGATGATTTAACTAGATTTGAAGAACTGGAAAAAGCACAAAATAGTAAGCTAATCATTTTTGCAAAAGGAGGTTGGGGTTCGGCAAGAATATTAGAAAAAGATCCTTGTTGGGGAAATGGTTTAATGCTTGGATTCTCAGATACATGTTCTTTATTACTATCTAAATATTCTCAAGGATTTATTGGTTCTACTCATGGGCCCATGGTTACAAGCCTTTTCAAAGAACCAGAGTGGAGTATTAAGAGATTAAAGAATTTACTTTTTGAAGGATATGTTGAGGACATAATAGGGACCCCATTAAGAGGAGGAAAAGCTAAAGGAGAAATAATAGTTTCAAACTTGACTATTGCTACTTTTTTAATAGGTACTAATCACTTCCCAGATTGCAGAGGGAAAATTATAATTTTTGAAGATATTAATGAAGATATTTATAAAATTGATCGCATGTTGACTTATCTTCGGATGACAAAAATACTGACAAAAATTGCAGGTATTGGATTCGGAAATTTTTCTAATGATTCCTGCGACCCTGAATGGGAAGATTTGTTAAAAAACTGCATTTTTGAAAGACTAAAAGATTTTAATTTTCCCATTCTTTTTGACCTCCCCATAGGCCACATACCAGGTAATGCATGCATCCCGTTAGGGTATGAAGCGACCTTAAATGGCGATGATGGTATTCTTAGTATAGATATTCCTTACTAA
- the lgt gene encoding prolipoprotein diacylglyceryl transferase, with product MLIFQAFIQSPGETFLNLGFLTIRWYGLLISISVLIGLFISKKLAKTRNINPEYISEILPSLIIFSIIGARAYYVIFEWRQYSGENFFTSLELFNNTIQIPSFLAVWEGGIAIHGGLIGGLLSIIYFCKSKNIHLKTFIDILIPSIILGQSIGRWGNFFNNEAFGVPTNLPWKLFIPIENRPLEFINYNFFHPTFLYESLWNFLIFIILIFIFNKQNKADFFRPGFISCLYLISYSFGRFWIEGLRTDPLCIGGLPPFCSGGIKMAQFISIFLFSSGLIGIFFLRLRTYSGQNRKNE from the coding sequence ATGCTTATATTTCAAGCTTTTATACAATCTCCAGGAGAAACTTTTTTAAATTTAGGATTTTTAACTATTAGATGGTATGGATTGCTTATTTCGATTTCAGTTTTAATAGGCTTATTTATCTCTAAGAAACTTGCGAAGACAAGGAATATTAATCCAGAGTACATTAGTGAAATACTTCCATCATTAATAATTTTTTCAATAATTGGAGCTAGAGCTTATTACGTAATTTTTGAGTGGAGGCAATATAGCGGAGAGAACTTTTTTACTTCTTTAGAACTATTCAATAACACTATTCAAATACCTTCTTTTCTAGCAGTTTGGGAAGGAGGTATAGCAATCCATGGAGGTCTAATTGGAGGATTATTATCTATTATCTATTTCTGTAAGTCGAAAAACATTCATTTAAAAACTTTTATAGATATATTAATACCCTCGATTATTCTTGGACAATCAATTGGAAGGTGGGGAAATTTTTTCAATAATGAAGCCTTTGGGGTTCCTACAAATTTGCCTTGGAAATTATTTATCCCTATCGAAAATAGGCCTCTAGAATTTATTAATTACAATTTTTTTCACCCTACTTTTCTTTATGAATCATTGTGGAATTTTTTAATATTTATCATTCTTATTTTTATCTTTAATAAACAGAACAAAGCCGATTTTTTTAGACCTGGCTTTATTAGCTGTCTTTATTTAATAAGTTATAGCTTTGGAAGATTCTGGATTGAGGGTTTAAGAACTGACCCACTATGTATTGGTGGGCTTCCGCCTTTCTGCAGTGGCGGTATAAAAATGGCACAATTTATAAGTATTTTTCTATTTTCTTCTGGATTAATTGGAATATTTTTTTTAAGATTAAGAACATATAGTGGTCAGAATAGAAAGAATGAATAA